In Gammaproteobacteria bacterium, one DNA window encodes the following:
- a CDS encoding type 4a pilus biogenesis protein PilO — MNDLLIELRQLDINQAGNWPVPIKIGALVILFIAIIIAGHFLVWQEQTDMLEKIRAEEETLKNTYLIKKRSAVNLPALRVQLEEIEQSLSAMLKQLPDKSEMEALLIDINQAGLGRGLQFELFKPAEKETINAFYAELPVSIRVTGGYHDIGAFASDVARLSRIVTLNDITIAPGTDGKLVLDAIAKTFRYLDEEEMAKQAKGK; from the coding sequence ATGAATGATCTACTCATTGAATTGCGTCAGCTTGATATCAATCAAGCGGGAAATTGGCCGGTGCCGATTAAAATCGGCGCTTTGGTCATTTTATTCATTGCCATCATTATTGCAGGCCATTTTTTGGTGTGGCAAGAACAGACCGATATGCTGGAAAAGATACGGGCGGAAGAAGAAACATTAAAAAATACTTATTTGATTAAAAAAAGAAGCGCGGTTAATTTGCCGGCACTGCGCGTGCAACTGGAAGAAATAGAACAATCGCTGAGTGCCATGCTGAAGCAGCTTCCTGATAAATCGGAAATGGAAGCATTGTTGATCGATATCAATCAGGCAGGTTTGGGCAGAGGGTTGCAGTTCGAATTATTCAAGCCGGCCGAAAAGGAAACGATCAACGCATTTTATGCCGAACTTCCGGTTTCCATCCGGGTAACTGGCGGTTACCACGATATTGGTGCCTTTGCCAGCGATGTTGCACGACTGTCGCGGATTGTTACGTTAAATGACATCACGATCGCGCCGGGCACGGATGGAAAATTAGTATTGGATGCAATCGCAAAGACATTCCGTTATCTGGATGAAGAAGAAATGGCCAAGCAAGCGAAAGGTAAATAA
- a CDS encoding YihA family ribosome biogenesis GTP-binding protein, protein MIPFQNATFYTSVNDIRDLPEHSGIEIAFAGRSNAGKSSAINTLANKNRLAYVSKTPGRTQHINFFQLNENQFLVDLPGYGYAKVPSGIRQHWQGLLEQYLQTRKALKGLVLIMDIRHPLKVLDIQMLNWFVPTGKAVHILLTKSDKLSKQKAHMTLQTVTQYLNESYPGCTVQLFSSLAGSGAENAAAVINEWLNATRSLGES, encoded by the coding sequence ATGATTCCGTTTCAGAACGCAACTTTTTATACTTCGGTAAATGATATTCGTGACTTGCCTGAGCATTCAGGTATAGAAATAGCTTTTGCTGGAAGGTCTAATGCAGGCAAATCTAGCGCCATAAATACCCTAGCCAATAAAAATCGCTTGGCTTATGTAAGTAAAACACCTGGGCGCACGCAACATATCAATTTTTTTCAATTAAACGAAAATCAATTTCTTGTTGATTTACCTGGATATGGTTACGCTAAAGTTCCTAGCGGTATACGGCAGCACTGGCAGGGGTTATTGGAGCAATATTTACAAACACGAAAAGCGCTTAAAGGCTTGGTGTTGATAATGGATATCCGTCATCCGTTAAAAGTACTTGATATCCAAATGCTGAATTGGTTTGTACCGACTGGAAAAGCTGTGCATATTTTACTGACAAAATCTGACAAACTAAGTAAGCAAAAAGCGCATATGACTTTACAAACGGTCACTCAATATTTGAATGAATCTTATCCGGGATGTACTGTACAGTTGTTTTCTAGTTTAGCTGGCAGTGGAGCTGAGAATGCTGCGGCTGTTATTAACGAATGGTTGAATGCTACTCGAAGTCTTGGGGAAAGTTGA
- the trmL gene encoding tRNA (uridine(34)/cytosine(34)/5-carboxymethylaminomethyluridine(34)-2'-O)-methyltransferase TrmL gives MFHIVLHQPEIPPNTGNIIRLCANTGTQLHLVKPLGFPLQDKQLIRAGLDYHEFTSIQVHENWAACHQSLQGRRLFAITTKGKQRYDQVAYAEGDVFLFGSESCGLPAHLMETFPEPHRLRVPMVATSRSLNLSNAVAVVVYEAWRQMGFPSGQ, from the coding sequence ATGTTTCATATCGTCTTGCATCAACCGGAAATTCCGCCCAACACGGGCAACATCATCCGCCTGTGCGCCAATACCGGCACACAGCTTCATTTGGTCAAGCCGCTCGGTTTTCCGCTGCAGGATAAACAACTAATCCGCGCCGGTCTGGATTACCATGAATTTACTTCCATTCAAGTGCATGAGAACTGGGCGGCGTGCCATCAGAGCCTGCAAGGACGCCGCCTGTTTGCGATCACAACGAAAGGAAAACAGCGTTACGACCAGGTGGCGTACGCCGAGGGAGATGTGTTTCTGTTTGGCTCGGAGAGCTGCGGCCTGCCTGCTCATCTCATGGAGACTTTTCCGGAACCGCACCGTCTCCGGGTGCCGATGGTGGCAACCAGCCGCAGTTTGAATCTATCCAATGCCGTTGCCGTCGTGGTTTATGAAGCATGGCGGCAAATGGGATTTCCATCTGGACAATAG
- the pilQ gene encoding type IV pilus secretin PilQ — protein MKRSGLNIVLAALLICFATVVLAQQTITAEASPNSNSIRSIDISTFQNGEVIAKLTLDRPLPVLPAGVVLDNPHRIYFDLHQVTNGLGKNVQEAAEGDLRSINIVQVGDRTRLVLNLARLMRHDISTQDNILFIKLVSVQESPVAASVVRFAEETPNQQMNSLQDIDFRRGASGEGRIEVDMTKPGASVDVQLQNNDIFVEFVDTVLPGSLKRRFDVVDFATPVHTIETSKKGNNVRMHVKAGGRWEHSARQSGARFVLEVRALSDDEEEQAKKKRANGGYTGERLSLNFQDVEVRAVLQVIADFTNLNIIASDSVAGNLTLRLKDVPWDHALDIVLQAHGLDKRQTGNVIFVAPRKEMADRELLDVEAKMQIADMEPLRSEIFRLNHRRVNSMSFESMLSKRGTLNLDDISNTVTVTDIPSRLEEIRKRIQKLDVFERQVMIEARIVEATDQFSRNLGARFGIQNANNLGGYGLGISGNLANSSTLAGGGSASGGDNLNVNLPAAAATGLLGGPAALGLSLLKINNNRLINLELSALETDQRGRIIASPRVVTAHGVEAIIEQGDRVPYQQATSSGATSIRFMDATLRLKVKPLITYNGQIDMELNVNQDKIGTPINQFLPPPINTKSVTTKILVENGGTVVIGGIFDRTENEVVNKVPMLGDIPVLGYVFRNTTKVDNKRELLIFVTPRILSENLNLQ, from the coding sequence ATGAAAAGATCTGGTCTCAACATCGTATTAGCAGCATTGTTGATTTGTTTTGCGACCGTGGTTCTTGCACAACAAACGATAACTGCGGAAGCATCGCCTAATAGTAATAGTATCCGTTCCATCGATATCTCCACATTCCAGAATGGCGAAGTCATCGCCAAGCTTACTTTGGACCGGCCGTTACCGGTACTGCCGGCGGGTGTTGTGCTGGATAATCCGCATCGCATTTATTTTGACCTTCATCAGGTTACCAACGGCTTGGGCAAGAATGTACAGGAAGCCGCCGAAGGTGACTTGCGCAGCATCAACATCGTGCAGGTCGGGGATCGCACCCGGCTGGTGTTGAATTTGGCGAGACTCATGCGGCACGATATCAGCACGCAAGACAATATCCTGTTTATCAAACTGGTCAGTGTGCAAGAGAGTCCGGTTGCGGCTTCGGTGGTACGGTTCGCGGAAGAGACGCCGAACCAGCAAATGAACAGTTTGCAGGATATTGATTTCCGCCGCGGCGCGAGCGGAGAAGGGCGGATAGAGGTTGATATGACAAAACCCGGCGCCAGCGTCGATGTGCAACTGCAAAACAACGATATTTTCGTCGAATTCGTCGATACCGTGCTACCCGGTAGCCTGAAAAGGCGTTTTGATGTCGTCGACTTTGCAACACCCGTTCATACCATCGAAACCTCGAAGAAAGGCAATAATGTTCGCATGCATGTCAAAGCAGGCGGTCGATGGGAACATTCGGCACGCCAATCCGGCGCCCGGTTTGTTCTGGAAGTCCGGGCATTGAGCGATGACGAAGAAGAACAAGCAAAAAAGAAGCGCGCCAACGGCGGTTATACCGGTGAGCGGTTATCGCTCAATTTTCAGGACGTGGAAGTGCGCGCGGTGTTGCAAGTCATCGCCGATTTTACCAATCTGAATATCATTGCCAGTGATTCCGTTGCGGGCAATCTTACGCTGCGGCTAAAAGATGTGCCGTGGGATCATGCGCTGGACATCGTGCTGCAAGCGCACGGATTGGATAAGCGTCAGACCGGCAATGTCATTTTTGTCGCGCCGCGCAAGGAAATGGCCGATCGGGAATTGCTCGATGTGGAAGCGAAAATGCAAATTGCCGATATGGAGCCGCTGCGCTCCGAAATTTTTCGCCTGAATCACCGCCGGGTCAACTCGATGTCGTTCGAAAGCATGCTCAGCAAACGGGGCACACTCAATCTGGATGACATCAGCAATACCGTCACGGTTACCGATATTCCGTCCAGATTGGAAGAAATCCGAAAGCGGATTCAGAAACTGGATGTTTTTGAGCGGCAAGTCATGATCGAAGCGCGTATTGTCGAGGCGACGGATCAATTCAGTCGGAATCTGGGGGCGCGTTTCGGGATTCAGAACGCAAACAATCTGGGAGGTTATGGACTCGGCATTTCGGGCAATTTGGCTAACTCGAGCACACTCGCTGGCGGAGGATCGGCATCGGGAGGAGATAATCTTAATGTGAATCTGCCCGCAGCGGCAGCGACCGGTTTACTGGGCGGTCCCGCTGCGCTGGGTTTGAGTTTGCTGAAGATTAACAATAACCGGCTCATTAATCTCGAGTTATCCGCTTTGGAGACCGATCAGAGAGGGCGAATCATCGCGAGTCCGCGCGTGGTTACCGCACATGGCGTGGAAGCGATTATCGAACAGGGCGACCGGGTGCCGTACCAACAAGCAACCAGCAGCGGCGCAACCAGTATCCGTTTCATGGATGCCACGTTGCGGCTGAAAGTTAAACCGCTAATCACCTACAATGGCCAGATCGATATGGAATTGAACGTCAATCAGGACAAAATCGGCACGCCGATTAATCAGTTCCTGCCGCCGCCGATTAATACTAAATCGGTGACGACCAAGATTCTCGTCGAAAATGGCGGGACTGTTGTCATCGGCGGTATTTTCGATCGCACCGAGAACGAAGTGGTGAACAAGGTGCCGATGCTGGGCGATATTCCGGTACTAGGGTATGTTTTCCGTAATACCACGAAAGTGGACAACAAACGCGAACTGCTGATTTTCGTGACGCCACGGATTTTGAGTGAGAATCTCAATTTGCAGTAA
- the hemB gene encoding porphobilinogen synthase has translation MFSFSQFPQKRMRRMRRDEFSRRLMQESHLHVDDLIYPVFVLDGKNRSENVQSMPGVVRQSPDFLMVQAENCLRLGIPALAIFPVIDTELKNLTASEAYNPEGLVPRVVRQLKKNFPELGVITDIALDPYTSHGQDGLIDERGYVMNDETVNVLCQQALAHAQAGADVVAPSDMMDGRIAAIRSGLDSQQFIHTRILAYSAKYASSFYGPFRDAVGSAANLSAGNKYTYQMDPANSDEALWEVGLDLNEGADMVMIKPGMPYLDIVRRVKDQYGAPTFVYQVSGEYAMLKAAAINGWLNEEACVLESLLAFKRAGADGILTYYAVEAAKWLKKG, from the coding sequence ATGTTCTCTTTCAGCCAGTTTCCGCAAAAAAGAATGCGACGTATGCGTCGTGACGAATTTTCCCGCCGTCTCATGCAAGAATCTCATCTTCACGTAGATGACTTGATTTATCCTGTTTTTGTATTGGATGGTAAAAATCGCAGCGAGAATGTTCAATCAATGCCTGGTGTCGTCAGGCAGAGCCCTGATTTCTTGATGGTGCAAGCAGAAAATTGTTTGCGGCTGGGTATTCCGGCACTTGCAATTTTCCCGGTTATTGACACCGAGCTCAAAAACTTAACTGCAAGTGAGGCCTATAATCCGGAAGGATTAGTACCCAGAGTCGTCCGACAATTAAAGAAAAATTTTCCTGAACTGGGCGTCATAACCGATATTGCGTTGGATCCCTATACCAGTCATGGTCAGGATGGTTTGATTGATGAGCGTGGCTACGTTATGAATGATGAAACAGTGAATGTTTTGTGTCAGCAGGCGCTGGCACATGCGCAAGCGGGTGCAGATGTTGTGGCGCCTTCCGACATGATGGATGGTCGCATTGCAGCGATTCGAAGCGGTTTGGATAGCCAGCAGTTTATTCATACACGCATACTGGCATATTCAGCAAAGTATGCTTCCAGTTTTTATGGACCATTCCGTGATGCAGTTGGATCTGCGGCAAATCTTAGTGCGGGAAATAAATATACCTATCAGATGGATCCGGCAAATTCCGATGAAGCCTTGTGGGAAGTTGGATTAGATTTGAATGAAGGGGCGGACATGGTCATGATCAAGCCGGGTATGCCTTATCTGGATATTGTGCGTCGCGTGAAGGATCAATACGGGGCGCCAACATTTGTTTATCAAGTGAGCGGCGAATATGCCATGCTCAAGGCCGCCGCGATTAACGGCTGGCTCAATGAAGAAGCCTGTGTGTTGGAGTCGCTGCTCGCATTCAAACGCGCTGGGGCCGATGGAATATTGACGTATTATGCAGTGGAAGCTGCCAAGTGGTTAAAAAAAGGATAA
- a CDS encoding ComF family protein: protein MPTRTQKSCLLCGAIAGGDFCPACYRDLPQLPASHCPVCLWPVPTNEICGNCLKKPPAFTRTLAALRYTFPADALIHALKYQTNLAIAPVLANLFIARLKTMETMPDVIVPMPLHPIRLRERGFNQAMEIGRTIAKQTGIALLPDGCSRIKHTLPQTGLPWKERQKNIRRAFSCRIDVSGKHVAIVDDVMTTGATLNELAQVLRRRGATEISNWVIARTLPEIHP, encoded by the coding sequence ATGCCTACCCGAACTCAGAAAAGCTGCTTGCTGTGTGGTGCAATCGCCGGCGGGGATTTTTGTCCAGCCTGTTACCGCGATTTGCCGCAACTGCCTGCCAGTCATTGTCCTGTTTGCCTGTGGCCGGTACCGACCAACGAAATCTGCGGTAACTGCCTGAAGAAACCGCCGGCATTCACACGCACGCTGGCGGCACTGCGTTATACCTTTCCTGCCGACGCGCTGATCCATGCGTTAAAATATCAAACCAATCTGGCTATCGCACCGGTTCTTGCCAATCTTTTCATCGCCCGGCTGAAAACAATGGAAACGATGCCCGATGTCATCGTACCGATGCCGCTGCATCCGATCCGGCTACGCGAGCGCGGATTCAATCAGGCGATGGAAATCGGCCGCACGATCGCGAAACAAACGGGTATTGCCTTGCTGCCGGACGGTTGCAGCCGCATCAAGCATACCTTGCCGCAAACCGGATTGCCGTGGAAAGAGCGGCAGAAAAATATCCGCCGGGCTTTTAGTTGTAGAATAGATGTATCCGGCAAACATGTTGCGATCGTCGACGACGTCATGACCACTGGCGCGACACTTAATGAATTGGCGCAAGTATTGCGCCGCCGGGGTGCTACTGAAATCAGCAACTGGGTTATCGCCAGAACCCTGCCGGAAATCCATCCATAG
- a CDS encoding pilus assembly protein PilP, with the protein MIGNRCLLMLLAIPLTMLTACGQNDFSDLEAFVQSAGEGLHGQIDPLPEIRPHQYFTYQAFDISSPFVPRKNDHVQTVGNGIQPDLTRHKEVLESYPLESLLMVGTLQQRDKIFAVIKSPDGTLYRVQVGNYLGQNFGKINHISESEVQLLEIVQDGVNEWTEKTSALMLKN; encoded by the coding sequence ATGATCGGAAATCGATGCCTGCTGATGTTGCTTGCGATACCCTTGACGATGCTGACTGCTTGTGGTCAAAACGACTTTAGTGATCTGGAAGCCTTCGTTCAAAGTGCCGGCGAAGGTTTGCATGGTCAGATCGATCCGTTACCTGAAATCAGACCGCATCAATATTTTACCTATCAGGCTTTTGATATCTCCAGCCCTTTTGTACCGCGGAAAAATGATCATGTGCAAACAGTCGGCAACGGAATTCAGCCGGACTTGACGCGACATAAGGAAGTGCTGGAATCCTATCCGCTGGAAAGCCTGCTGATGGTCGGCACATTGCAGCAGCGTGATAAGATTTTTGCCGTGATTAAATCACCGGACGGTACCTTGTACCGTGTACAAGTCGGTAATTATCTAGGGCAGAATTTCGGAAAAATTAACCATATATCGGAATCGGAAGTTCAACTACTGGAGATTGTGCAAGATGGCGTAAATGAATGGACTGAGAAAACAAGCGCACTTATGCTGAAAAATTAA
- a CDS encoding PilN domain-containing protein yields MIRINLLPHRELKRKARQQQIAILAGVVSFLGILVVWGVYTFIAGNIEYQNARNQFLQSRIAVLDGEIAEIRNIKSQTQELLARKHVVETLQNSRSEVVHLLDQLARLLPDGVYLQSVKQNDQNITLVGYAQSNAWISMLMRNLESSPWLESPLLIEIKAMTVNNIRQNEFNMRIKLRRTSIDDAQKQLANPPGKS; encoded by the coding sequence ATGATCCGCATCAATCTACTGCCTCATCGCGAGCTGAAGCGTAAAGCCCGGCAACAACAGATTGCGATTCTGGCCGGCGTGGTGAGTTTTCTGGGAATCCTGGTGGTCTGGGGCGTTTATACCTTCATCGCGGGCAATATAGAGTATCAGAATGCCCGCAATCAATTTTTGCAGAGTCGCATTGCCGTTTTGGATGGTGAGATTGCCGAGATCCGCAATATAAAGTCGCAAACTCAGGAATTGCTTGCACGCAAGCATGTTGTCGAAACATTACAGAATAGCCGCTCCGAAGTGGTGCATTTGCTGGATCAGCTAGCGCGATTGCTTCCCGACGGCGTGTATTTGCAAAGCGTTAAGCAGAACGATCAGAACATTACCCTTGTCGGGTATGCGCAATCCAACGCCTGGATATCGATGTTGATGCGTAATCTGGAATCATCACCCTGGCTTGAATCACCGCTGTTAATAGAAATTAAGGCAATGACGGTCAATAACATCCGCCAGAATGAATTCAACATGAGAATAAAACTGAGGCGGACATCGATTGATGATGCACAGAAACAGCTTGCCAATCCCCCTGGAAAATCGTAA
- a CDS encoding penicillin-binding protein 1A — protein MFARWLYYFFITLSALGLIGVLLAGFAGLVIYSNLPSLDTLTDYRPKIPLRIYSDEGLLIGEFGAERRNVVSISEVPEHLKQAILAAEDDRFYEHGGVDYLGVLRAAYSNFSAGSVRQGASTITMQVARNFFLTREKTITRKLSEALLAFKIEHSLSKDKILELYVNQIYLGHRSYGFAAAANTYFGKSLQEINIAEAAMLAGLPKAPSSYNPISNPKRAKNRQLYVLGRLHKLNYISSEELSELEKQPVPVKKQSTAFAMRAEYVAEMVRQVIYDRYQEETYDKGIKVYTTLRQLDQEAAYQALRKNVIEYDRRRGYRGPEGYVDLTKYGANQEKTLDDALDEINDSDDIYAAVVLAAKPSVVQVYKKGGEVIEITGDGLKFAQKFLTEKKEPGKKYITPGALIRVQKNQKNAWHIVQLPEIEAALVSIDPNDGAIRALIGGFDFYKNQFNHVTQAWRQPGSSFKPFVYSAALEKGFTPATIINDAPLSFSAAQTGSQLWEPKNFDGKFEGPMRMRTALTKSKNLVSIRILQAIGIQYAQDYITRFGFDASRHPPYLPMALGSGSVTPMQMAVGYAVFANGGFRIAPYFIKKIEDEKGSAIEQFNPVSVTNGAKRVIDPRNAFIMTSMMQDVINHGTAVKARQLGRTDLAGKTGTTSNFVDAWFCGFQKDLVTIAWTGYDEPKSLGNNETGGRVALPIWMDYMSPVLKGVPMAEYRPPNGVVTAKINSATGFRESSGDMTEFFFSEQLPPLNESTIDHTPKVTRDVQDQLF, from the coding sequence ATGTTTGCTCGCTGGTTGTACTATTTTTTTATCACATTGTCCGCTTTAGGTTTGATTGGTGTGTTGCTGGCAGGCTTTGCCGGCTTGGTTATCTATTCCAATTTGCCGTCACTCGATACACTGACCGATTATCGTCCCAAAATACCGTTGCGCATCTATAGCGATGAAGGTCTGCTGATCGGCGAGTTTGGCGCGGAGCGCCGGAATGTGGTCAGTATTTCCGAAGTACCGGAACATCTCAAACAAGCAATTCTCGCAGCGGAGGATGACCGCTTTTATGAGCACGGCGGTGTTGATTATCTGGGGGTGCTGCGTGCCGCTTATTCCAATTTTTCTGCGGGTAGTGTGCGCCAAGGCGCCAGCACGATCACCATGCAGGTTGCGCGCAATTTTTTTCTGACCCGGGAAAAAACAATCACCCGGAAACTCAGTGAAGCGCTGCTGGCGTTCAAAATTGAACACAGTCTCAGCAAAGACAAAATCTTAGAGCTGTATGTCAATCAAATTTATCTCGGGCATCGCAGTTATGGTTTTGCAGCAGCCGCAAACACATACTTCGGCAAATCGCTGCAAGAGATCAATATTGCCGAAGCCGCCATGCTGGCCGGACTACCCAAAGCACCTTCAAGCTACAACCCTATCAGTAATCCCAAACGGGCTAAAAACCGGCAACTTTATGTATTGGGCCGGCTCCATAAACTGAATTACATCTCCAGTGAAGAATTGAGCGAATTGGAAAAACAACCCGTCCCCGTGAAGAAACAATCGACGGCTTTTGCCATGCGTGCCGAGTATGTTGCTGAAATGGTTCGTCAAGTAATCTACGATCGTTACCAGGAAGAAACCTATGACAAAGGTATCAAAGTCTACACGACATTGCGCCAATTGGATCAGGAAGCAGCCTATCAGGCGTTGCGCAAGAATGTGATCGAGTACGACAGACGTCGCGGTTACCGAGGTCCCGAAGGATATGTCGATCTGACCAAATACGGCGCCAACCAGGAAAAAACACTGGACGATGCACTGGACGAAATCAATGACAGCGACGATATTTATGCAGCCGTTGTTTTGGCTGCAAAGCCCAGTGTCGTACAGGTTTATAAAAAGGGCGGGGAGGTGATTGAAATCACTGGTGACGGCCTTAAGTTCGCACAGAAATTCTTGACTGAAAAAAAAGAACCGGGAAAAAAATACATTACCCCTGGTGCGCTAATCCGTGTGCAAAAAAATCAGAAGAATGCATGGCATATCGTTCAATTGCCGGAAATTGAAGCAGCACTTGTTTCAATCGATCCCAACGATGGAGCAATTCGCGCTTTGATCGGCGGATTCGATTTCTATAAAAATCAATTCAATCATGTCACACAAGCATGGCGGCAGCCGGGTTCCAGCTTCAAACCTTTCGTTTATTCCGCTGCACTCGAAAAGGGTTTCACCCCGGCCACCATCATCAACGATGCCCCGCTCTCGTTCAGCGCCGCACAAACCGGCAGTCAATTGTGGGAACCGAAAAATTTCGATGGCAAATTCGAGGGACCGATGCGCATGCGTACTGCACTAACAAAATCAAAAAATTTAGTCTCGATCCGGATATTGCAAGCGATCGGCATTCAGTACGCGCAAGATTACATAACCCGGTTCGGTTTCGATGCCAGCCGGCATCCACCCTATTTACCGATGGCACTTGGTTCAGGTTCGGTCACTCCGATGCAAATGGCGGTCGGGTACGCTGTTTTTGCCAACGGCGGTTTTCGGATTGCACCTTATTTCATTAAGAAAATTGAAGATGAAAAGGGTAGCGCCATCGAACAATTCAATCCCGTATCGGTCACCAATGGCGCAAAACGCGTCATCGATCCGCGCAACGCATTTATCATGACCAGTATGATGCAAGATGTCATTAATCACGGCACCGCCGTCAAAGCAAGACAATTAGGACGCACCGATTTAGCCGGAAAAACCGGCACGACCAGTAATTTTGTCGATGCCTGGTTCTGTGGCTTTCAAAAAGACTTGGTGACCATCGCCTGGACCGGATATGACGAACCGAAGTCACTGGGAAATAACGAAACGGGCGGACGCGTCGCTTTGCCGATATGGATGGATTATATGAGCCCCGTCCTGAAAGGCGTGCCGATGGCGGAATACAGGCCCCCCAATGGGGTAGTTACCGCTAAAATTAATTCGGCAACAGGATTCAGGGAGTCAAGCGGCGACATGACTGAATTTTTCTTTAGCGAACAGCTCCCGCCGCTTAATGAAAGTACGATTGACCATACGCCCAAAGTCACCCGAGATGTGCAAGATCAATTATTTTAG
- a CDS encoding pilus assembly protein PilM, with protein sequence MFKGNFDINLDFLKLKSPSLIGVDISSSSVKMVELSMAGKGSQAYRIERYVIESLPADAVQDGAIADMEAVTESLQRSWKRMGTRQKNVALALPATDVITKKIVVPAGQREEDLVFQVENEASQYIPFPLDEVDLDFQVTRPVADNPDEVEVLIAASRKEKVEDRVAAALAAGLKTVVMDVEPYAAQTAFELTLNQLPDGGKDRVIALVDIGATVMKVNVLLNGESLYTRDQHFGGDQLTQEIHNQFNLSLEESETAKRGGNLPGNYQAEVLQPFCETLAIEVMRAIQFFYTSTQYTEVNYIFIAGGCAVIPGLDAIIAARTQVSTLVVNPFASMELSSRIISRQLKQDAPSLLIACGLALRSFDPS encoded by the coding sequence ATGTTCAAGGGAAATTTTGATATCAATTTAGACTTCCTGAAGTTGAAGTCGCCATCACTGATCGGTGTGGATATTAGCTCCTCATCGGTAAAGATGGTGGAGTTGTCAATGGCCGGGAAAGGCAGTCAGGCCTACCGTATCGAGCGTTATGTCATCGAATCCTTACCGGCAGACGCTGTGCAGGACGGTGCAATTGCCGATATGGAAGCGGTCACTGAAAGTTTGCAGCGCAGCTGGAAGCGCATGGGCACGCGCCAGAAAAACGTGGCATTGGCGCTGCCTGCAACGGATGTGATTACCAAGAAAATTGTGGTGCCGGCCGGGCAGCGCGAGGAAGATCTGGTTTTTCAAGTGGAAAATGAGGCTAGTCAATATATTCCTTTTCCCTTGGATGAAGTGGATCTGGATTTTCAAGTTACCCGGCCCGTTGCGGATAATCCGGACGAAGTGGAAGTTCTCATTGCGGCTTCGCGCAAAGAAAAAGTGGAAGATCGTGTGGCTGCTGCGCTGGCGGCTGGTCTTAAAACAGTTGTCATGGATGTTGAACCCTACGCGGCGCAGACCGCGTTTGAATTAACACTGAATCAACTGCCGGACGGCGGGAAAGACCGGGTGATAGCGCTCGTCGATATTGGCGCGACCGTCATGAAAGTGAACGTGCTGCTGAATGGCGAGTCGTTATACACGCGCGATCAGCATTTTGGCGGCGATCAGCTGACCCAGGAGATCCATAATCAATTCAATCTGTCCCTGGAAGAATCGGAAACCGCCAAACGCGGCGGCAATCTGCCGGGAAATTACCAAGCGGAAGTATTGCAACCCTTTTGCGAGACGTTGGCGATCGAAGTCATGCGCGCCATTCAGTTTTTCTACACTTCGACGCAATATACCGAGGTTAATTATATTTTTATCGCCGGCGGATGCGCCGTTATCCCCGGACTGGACGCCATCATCGCAGCACGCACTCAGGTCAGCACACTCGTTGTGAATCCTTTCGCTAGTATGGAGCTATCGAGCCGCATCATTTCGCGCCAACTGAAGCAGGATGCGCCTTCTCTATTAATTGCTTGTGGTCTGGCGTTGCGCAGTTTCGATCCGTCATGA